The Miscanthus floridulus cultivar M001 chromosome 17, ASM1932011v1, whole genome shotgun sequence genome has a window encoding:
- the LOC136514761 gene encoding probable protein phosphatase 2C 47 isoform X3, translating into MDVLQFVPTIRSGSFADIGPRRYMEDEHIRIDDLSAHLGSLLVCPLPSAFYGVFDGHGGPDAAAYMKRHAMRFLFEDSEFPQASQVDEMYLQSVESSVRRAFLQADLALADDLDISRSSGTTALTALVFGRQLLVANAGDCRAVLCRKGVAMEMSRDHRANYVEECERVAASGGYIEDGYLNGVLSVTRALGDWDMKTPDPSVSPLIAEPEFRQATLGEDDEFLIMGCDGIWDVMTSQHAVSLVRRGLRQHDDPARCARELVMEAKRLETADNLTVIVVCFALELGSQQQEQPARPRSCKGLSTEALCNLRSWLETDHR; encoded by the exons ATGGACGTGCTACAGTTTGTGCCCACCATTCGGTCTGGTAGCTTTGCCGATATTGGTCCTAGAAGGTACATGGAGGATGAACACATCCGGATAGATGATCTTTCTGCTCATCTCGGGTCACTGTTGGTCTGCCCTTTGCCTAGTGCCTTCTATGGG GTTTTTGATGGCCATGGCGGTCCGGATGCCGCAGCCTACATGAAAAGGCATGCAATGAGGTTCCTATTCGAGGATAGTGAGTTCCCACAGGCATCTCAGGTTGATGAGATGTACCTTCAGTCTGTTGAGAGCTCTGTCCGCAGAGCTTTCCTGCAGGCGGATCTTGCTCTGGCCGATGATTTGGACATCAGCCGCTCTTCTGGAACCACGGCGCTCACTGCATTAGTCTTTGGGAG GCAACTACTGGTTGCGAACGCGGGGGACTGCCGTGCGGTCTTATGCCGAAAAGGAGTCGCGATGGAGATGTCTCGAGACCACCGCGCAAACTATGTCGAGGAGTGCGAGAGGGTCGCCGCGTCGGGGGGATACATCGAGGACGGCTACCTCAACGGGGTCCTCTCGGTGACGCGGGCCCTAGGCGACTGGGACATGAAGACGCCTGACCCGTCGGTGTCCCCGCTCATCGCGGAGCCTGAGTTCCGGCAGGCCACGCTGGGCGAGGACGACGAGTTCCTCATCATGGGTTGCGACGGGATCTGGGACGTGATGACGAGCCAGCACGCGGTGAGCCTCGTGCGGCGGGGCCTGCGGCAGCACGACGACCCCGCGCGGTGCGCGAGGGAGCTCGTGATGGAGGCCAAGCGGCTAGAGACGGCGGACAACCTCACGGTCATCGTGGTGTGCTTCGCGTTGGAGCTGGGCTcgcagcagcaggagcagcccGCGAGGCCGAGGAGCTGCAAGGGCCTGTCGACGGAGGCGCTGTGCAACCTGAGGAGCTGGCTGGAGACCGACCACCGCTAG
- the LOC136514761 gene encoding probable protein phosphatase 2C 47 isoform X1 yields the protein MVAEAEVMHQAPVPVLEVQYHRCVTTKGVDDVVGMSAAGVATPAEVGDEVEVEVAVEDPLMGLEQPDAAPSVSMDVLQFVPTIRSGSFADIGPRRYMEDEHIRIDDLSAHLGSLLVCPLPSAFYGVFDGHGGPDAAAYMKRHAMRFLFEDSEFPQASQVDEMYLQSVESSVRRAFLQADLALADDLDISRSSGTTALTALVFGRQLLVANAGDCRAVLCRKGVAMEMSRDHRANYVEECERVAASGGYIEDGYLNGVLSVTRALGDWDMKTPDPSVSPLIAEPEFRQATLGEDDEFLIMGCDGIWDVMTSQHAVSLVRRGLRQHDDPARCARELVMEAKRLETADNLTVIVVCFALELGSQQQEQPARPRSCKGLSTEALCNLRSWLETDHR from the exons ATGGTGGCCGAGGCGGAGGTGATGCATCAGGCCCCCGTGCCGGTGCTGGAGGTGCAGTACCACCGGTGCGTGACGACCAAGGGGGTTGACGACGTCGTCGGGATGTCCGCGGCGGGGGTAGCCACGCCTGCGGAGGTTGGGGAtgaggtcgaggtcgaggtcgCCGTGGAGGATCCTCTCATG GGGTTGGAACAGCCTGATGCTGCACCAAGTGTGTCTATGGACGTGCTACAGTTTGTGCCCACCATTCGGTCTGGTAGCTTTGCCGATATTGGTCCTAGAAGGTACATGGAGGATGAACACATCCGGATAGATGATCTTTCTGCTCATCTCGGGTCACTGTTGGTCTGCCCTTTGCCTAGTGCCTTCTATGGG GTTTTTGATGGCCATGGCGGTCCGGATGCCGCAGCCTACATGAAAAGGCATGCAATGAGGTTCCTATTCGAGGATAGTGAGTTCCCACAGGCATCTCAGGTTGATGAGATGTACCTTCAGTCTGTTGAGAGCTCTGTCCGCAGAGCTTTCCTGCAGGCGGATCTTGCTCTGGCCGATGATTTGGACATCAGCCGCTCTTCTGGAACCACGGCGCTCACTGCATTAGTCTTTGGGAG GCAACTACTGGTTGCGAACGCGGGGGACTGCCGTGCGGTCTTATGCCGAAAAGGAGTCGCGATGGAGATGTCTCGAGACCACCGCGCAAACTATGTCGAGGAGTGCGAGAGGGTCGCCGCGTCGGGGGGATACATCGAGGACGGCTACCTCAACGGGGTCCTCTCGGTGACGCGGGCCCTAGGCGACTGGGACATGAAGACGCCTGACCCGTCGGTGTCCCCGCTCATCGCGGAGCCTGAGTTCCGGCAGGCCACGCTGGGCGAGGACGACGAGTTCCTCATCATGGGTTGCGACGGGATCTGGGACGTGATGACGAGCCAGCACGCGGTGAGCCTCGTGCGGCGGGGCCTGCGGCAGCACGACGACCCCGCGCGGTGCGCGAGGGAGCTCGTGATGGAGGCCAAGCGGCTAGAGACGGCGGACAACCTCACGGTCATCGTGGTGTGCTTCGCGTTGGAGCTGGGCTcgcagcagcaggagcagcccGCGAGGCCGAGGAGCTGCAAGGGCCTGTCGACGGAGGCGCTGTGCAACCTGAGGAGCTGGCTGGAGACCGACCACCGCTAG
- the LOC136514761 gene encoding probable protein phosphatase 2C 47 isoform X2 yields the protein MVAEAEVMHQAPVPVLEVQYHRCVTTKGVDDVVGMSAAGVATPAEVGDEVEVEVAVEDPLMVFDGHGGPDAAAYMKRHAMRFLFEDSEFPQASQVDEMYLQSVESSVRRAFLQADLALADDLDISRSSGTTALTALVFGRQLLVANAGDCRAVLCRKGVAMEMSRDHRANYVEECERVAASGGYIEDGYLNGVLSVTRALGDWDMKTPDPSVSPLIAEPEFRQATLGEDDEFLIMGCDGIWDVMTSQHAVSLVRRGLRQHDDPARCARELVMEAKRLETADNLTVIVVCFALELGSQQQEQPARPRSCKGLSTEALCNLRSWLETDHR from the exons ATGGTGGCCGAGGCGGAGGTGATGCATCAGGCCCCCGTGCCGGTGCTGGAGGTGCAGTACCACCGGTGCGTGACGACCAAGGGGGTTGACGACGTCGTCGGGATGTCCGCGGCGGGGGTAGCCACGCCTGCGGAGGTTGGGGAtgaggtcgaggtcgaggtcgCCGTGGAGGATCCTCTCATG GTTTTTGATGGCCATGGCGGTCCGGATGCCGCAGCCTACATGAAAAGGCATGCAATGAGGTTCCTATTCGAGGATAGTGAGTTCCCACAGGCATCTCAGGTTGATGAGATGTACCTTCAGTCTGTTGAGAGCTCTGTCCGCAGAGCTTTCCTGCAGGCGGATCTTGCTCTGGCCGATGATTTGGACATCAGCCGCTCTTCTGGAACCACGGCGCTCACTGCATTAGTCTTTGGGAG GCAACTACTGGTTGCGAACGCGGGGGACTGCCGTGCGGTCTTATGCCGAAAAGGAGTCGCGATGGAGATGTCTCGAGACCACCGCGCAAACTATGTCGAGGAGTGCGAGAGGGTCGCCGCGTCGGGGGGATACATCGAGGACGGCTACCTCAACGGGGTCCTCTCGGTGACGCGGGCCCTAGGCGACTGGGACATGAAGACGCCTGACCCGTCGGTGTCCCCGCTCATCGCGGAGCCTGAGTTCCGGCAGGCCACGCTGGGCGAGGACGACGAGTTCCTCATCATGGGTTGCGACGGGATCTGGGACGTGATGACGAGCCAGCACGCGGTGAGCCTCGTGCGGCGGGGCCTGCGGCAGCACGACGACCCCGCGCGGTGCGCGAGGGAGCTCGTGATGGAGGCCAAGCGGCTAGAGACGGCGGACAACCTCACGGTCATCGTGGTGTGCTTCGCGTTGGAGCTGGGCTcgcagcagcaggagcagcccGCGAGGCCGAGGAGCTGCAAGGGCCTGTCGACGGAGGCGCTGTGCAACCTGAGGAGCTGGCTGGAGACCGACCACCGCTAG
- the LOC136514759 gene encoding putative RNA polymerase II subunit B1 CTD phosphatase RPAP2 homolog, producing MSSPSAAAAAEAPRTVASAVLRIQIALLDGAAASNEALLHAAASALLSRADYDDVVTERTIADACGNPACPNALPSAAASAAGPRFHIALSEHRVYDLEEARKFCSERCLVASKALAASLPHDRPYGVPLDRLAAVVALVEGAAAAAGDGDGSGLGFQGVDGTNKDEGRKVEIKEKEVGGAGEVSLQDWIGPSDAIEGYVPRRDSSAQRQKPQAQQNKIAGPVQSRTENVDLRTAAPGEDGMRSSPSLVETHVSSEVIAERIGDLVVGENTKTPRKKKTKTPSKMLEQEEDNCMLSSCISDSIAKQLEDLVLEERKGTKKNKASKASSRTQKSKSRKRPAGSDGHEVDFMSTIIIGDASTNREESAMNQYNYLSSSVLVDNHPSSSQSSAKDSMQAYAEQLCEEFSEAVNIGNYETSDEKMRPALKSSLKVTASKSGRQSVTWADENGSVLETSKAYESPSSSIKPPEEGIDSSLRRASAEACAAALIEAAEAISSGTAEAEDAVSKAGIIILPDVLNQKEYDNAKNTGGDDDPEIDRDVIKWPKKPVLLDTDMFEVDDSWHDTPPEGFSLTLSAFGTMWAALFGWISRSSLAYVYGLERGSVEELLIANGREYPEKIVQKDGLSSEIRRVLDSCVCNAVPVLISNLRLQIPVSKLEITLGYLIDTMSFVDALPSLRSRRWQAVVLVMLDALSVHQLPALAPVFSNSKLVQKMLNAAQVSREEYDSMVDLFLPFGRSLQATTPM from the exons ATGAGCTccccgtccgccgccgccgcggcggaggCGCCGCGGACGGtggcctcggcggtgctccgcATCCAGATAGCGCTCCTCGACGGCGCCGCGGCGTCCAACGAGGCGCTCCTCCACGCGGCCGCCTCCGCGCTGCTCTCCCGCGCCGACTACGACGACGTCGTCACCGAGCGCACCATCGCGGACGCCTGCGGCAACCCCGCGTGCCCCAACGCtctcccctccgccgccgcctccgcggcgGGGCCCCGCTTCCACATCGCCCTAAGCGAGCACCGCGTCTACGACCTCGAGGAGGCGCGCAAGTTCTGCTCCGAGCGCTGCCTCGTCGCCTCCAAGGCCCTGGCCGCCTCGCTCCCGCACGACCGACCCTACGGGGTCCCGCTCGACCGCCTCGCTGCGGTCGTCGCGCTCGTcgagggcgccgccgccgccgccggggacggggacgggagcGGGTTAGGGTTTCAGGGCGTGGATGGGACGAACAAGGACGAGGGAAGGAAGGTGGAGATCAAGGAAAAGGAGGTCGGCGGGGCTGGGGAGGTCTCGCTGCAGGACTGGATTGGGCCCTCCGATGCCATTGAGGGTTACGTGCCGCGCCGTGACAGCAGTGCCCAAC GGCAAAAGCCACAGGCTCAGCAGAACAAAATTGCTGGACCTGTGCAGTCCAGAACCGAGAATGTGGATCTTAGGACTGCTGCTCCTGGTGAAGATGGCATGAGAAGTTCACCTTCATTGGTTGAAACACACGTGAGCTCAGAAGTAATAGCTGAGAGAATAGGTGACCTGGTTGTTGGTGAGAATACAAAGACACCTAGAAAGAAGAAAACTAAAACCCCATCAAAGATGTTGGAGCAAGAGGAAGACAACTGTATGCTGTCATCTTGCATATCTGATTCCATTGCCAAGCAGCTCGAGGATCTAGTTTTGGAAGAGAGAAAAGGCACTAAGAAAAATAAAGCGAGTAAAGCATCATCGAGGACACAGAAGAGTAAGTCTAGAAAAAGGCCTGCTGGAAGTGATGGCCATGAGGTGGACTTTATGAGTACCATCATTATTGGGGATGCTTCGACAAACAGGGAGGAAAGTGCTATGAATCAGTATAACTACTTGTCAAGTTCTGTTTTGGTAGACAATCACCCCTCATCATCTCAATCTTCAGCAAAAGATTCAATGCAAGCTTACGCTGAACAACTGTGCGAAGAATTCAGTGAAGCAGTGAACATTGGAAATTATGAAACAAGTGATGAAAAGATGAGGCCTGCATTGAAGTCTTCGTTGAAAGTTACTGCGTCTAAGAGCGGTAGACAGTCTGTTACATGGGCAGATGAGAATGGAAGTGTCCTAGAAACAAGCAAAGCATATGAAAGCCCTTCAAGTAGCATAAAACCACCCGAGGAAGGCATAGACAGTTCACTTAGGCGTGCATCTGCAGAGGCATGTGCTGCAGCACTTATTGAGGCAGCAGAAGCTATTTCTTCAGGCACAGCAGAAGCAGAAGATGCAG TTTCAAAGGCTGGAATCATCATTCTGCCTGACGTGCTTAACCAGAAAGAATATGACAATGCCAAAAACACTGGCGGAGATGATGACCCTGAGATAGATAGGGATGTTATCAAGTGGCCTAAGAAACCTGTACTTCTGGATACAGACATGTTTGAAGTTGATGATTCTTGGCATGACACGCCTCCAGAAGGTTTTAGTCTAACT CTTTCTGCTTTCGGAACAATGTGGGCTGCGCTATTCGGATGGATATCCAGGTCGTCTTTGGCCTATGTGTATGGGCTTGAAAGGGGTTCAGTGGAAGAGTTGTTGATTGCCAATGGGAGGGAATATCCTGAGAAGATAGTTCAGAAGGATGGGCTCTCATCGGAGATTAGAAGAGTTCTAGATTCTTGCGTTTGTAACGCCGTGCCAGTACTCATATCAAACTTGAGGTTGCAGATTCCAGTTTCAAAATTGGAGATTACTCTG GGCTACTTGATTGACACAATGTCATTTGTTGACGCCCTGCCTTCTCTGCGATCAAGGCGGTGGCAGGCTGTGGTTCTGGTAATGCTTGATGCACTCTCTGTTCACCAGCTTCCTGCCCTTGCTCCAGTCTTTTCAAATTCAAAGCTTGTGCAAAAG ATGTTGAATGCTGCTCAGGTTAGCAGAGAGGAGTACGACTCCATGGTGGACCTGTTTCTCCCTTTTGGAAGATCCCTCCAGGCAACCACACCGATGTAG